In Leptolyngbya sp. SIO1E4, one DNA window encodes the following:
- a CDS encoding response regulator: MVDDKELEIRLQFLDEAQEYLNTLETRLMGLTQGFDGETINDALRAAHSIKGGAALMGLQTLSELAHRLEDGLKVLKIQRSKVTVDASLEQQLMAAVDCMGQVMRQSHRHLLQGQDDPTPVDQVWLQQQVDPIFDELHQRLGDPEEEDAYSMLSPEDGQDIIPLLFQSEVEGCLQRLESVLADRSPRLREEVQILAQELGGLGEMLQLAAFSRLCQSIDDQVGIATDDQLLSASQAALDTWRQVQGLVLSGNLGAIPDQFMGSQDAVVEAASDAPSDAPSDAQVVEPLSEEWPDYPDELEVFDDAVDEDIEVDEDITETLYSTSPIATATPGFFPNSSETTEAVTPESINTEAFNAFDTASEAIPDSAAAGSTAQMPPSTEDPSPPETGPVPDSTVRVPVKQINQLSDLFGELIIERNRLELEVKRLRHLVGTLQGRMRTLDHVNGDLRNAYDRVATQSESPLSQSINVSGEEDPNQQFDVLELDRYREQHLPFREIIETIVQLQEVGDDIDLSLDQTEQTTRSLRKTSRQLQKYLTQLRMRPLSDVFDRFPRALRQMSLQYDKPVELQLQGERTLVDRNVLEALQEPLMHIIRNCFDHGIEEKETRQQRNKSATGTIAISAYQRSGRTIITIRDDGSGIPLEKVRDRACQMGLDETLLAAASKQDLLSLIFEPGFSTASQVTDLSGRGVGMDVVRSKLKEIRGDIQVDTEAGVGTVFTLSIPFTLSVTRVLIVESRGLRMAFPVDAVEEMFALTSEEILSTAGKDSFEWNGELLQLVRLSDWLRFNCPVSLESPEIAPAISSPTVLLVQYQQRLVGIQVERSWGEQEIALRRVVGPLPLPSGFNSCTILGDGQVIPLVSVPELLYWIASCEASSPAEPATNLPSYLPHEAANNGGMSRPRKPTILVIDDSINVRRFMALTLEKAGYQVAQAKDGQDALDKLDAGLAVEAIICDVEMPRLDGYGFLSRLKTKDQHKHLPVAMLTSRSGQKHRQMAMNLGAAAYFTKPYNEQTLLQTLEDLIYPALVN; encoded by the coding sequence ATGGTTGACGACAAAGAGCTTGAAATCCGGCTTCAGTTTCTTGACGAGGCCCAGGAATATTTAAATACCCTGGAAACGCGCCTGATGGGTTTAACCCAGGGCTTTGATGGGGAAACAATTAACGATGCCTTGCGGGCAGCCCATTCCATTAAAGGCGGTGCCGCACTGATGGGGCTACAAACCTTAAGTGAGCTGGCTCACCGGCTAGAAGATGGCCTCAAGGTTCTTAAAATCCAGCGGAGCAAAGTGACCGTTGATGCCAGCCTAGAACAGCAGCTCATGGCTGCTGTTGACTGTATGGGACAGGTGATGCGGCAGAGTCATCGGCATCTGCTGCAGGGCCAGGATGACCCCACGCCGGTGGATCAAGTCTGGCTGCAGCAGCAGGTAGATCCCATTTTTGACGAGCTACATCAGCGTTTAGGGGATCCAGAAGAGGAAGATGCCTATTCAATGCTGTCTCCCGAAGACGGTCAAGACATTATTCCCTTGCTGTTTCAAAGCGAAGTGGAAGGCTGCCTACAGCGCCTGGAATCTGTCCTGGCAGATCGCTCTCCCCGCCTGCGAGAGGAAGTGCAGATTTTAGCTCAAGAGCTGGGCGGTCTGGGAGAAATGCTACAGCTAGCAGCCTTTAGTCGATTATGTCAGTCCATCGACGACCAGGTCGGAATTGCCACAGATGACCAGTTGCTATCAGCCTCTCAAGCAGCGCTAGACACCTGGCGGCAGGTTCAAGGATTAGTCCTGAGCGGCAACCTGGGGGCAATTCCAGATCAGTTCATGGGCAGCCAAGATGCTGTCGTCGAAGCTGCCTCTGACGCGCCCTCTGACGCACCCTCTGACGCGCAAGTGGTTGAACCTCTGTCTGAAGAGTGGCCAGACTATCCAGACGAACTGGAGGTCTTCGACGATGCAGTCGATGAAGACATTGAAGTCGATGAAGACATTACGGAAACGCTATATTCCACTTCACCCATCGCTACCGCTACCCCCGGGTTCTTCCCCAATTCTTCTGAGACGACAGAGGCAGTTACCCCTGAGAGCATCAATACCGAGGCCTTTAACGCTTTTGATACTGCATCCGAGGCGATCCCTGATTCAGCTGCAGCGGGTTCAACAGCTCAGATGCCGCCGAGTACAGAAGACCCCTCTCCACCTGAGACAGGCCCTGTCCCCGACAGCACGGTGCGAGTGCCTGTCAAACAAATCAACCAGCTCAGTGACCTGTTTGGAGAACTGATTATCGAGCGCAACCGCCTGGAACTAGAAGTGAAGCGGTTGCGCCATTTAGTCGGAACGTTACAGGGTCGAATGCGCACGTTGGATCACGTCAATGGTGATTTGCGGAACGCCTACGACCGAGTCGCTACCCAAAGCGAATCTCCCTTATCACAATCCATCAATGTCTCTGGGGAGGAGGATCCAAACCAGCAATTCGATGTTTTGGAATTAGATCGCTACCGAGAACAACATCTGCCATTCCGCGAGATTATTGAAACCATTGTTCAACTGCAGGAAGTCGGGGATGACATTGATCTGTCCCTAGACCAGACAGAACAAACGACCCGCAGCTTGCGCAAGACCTCCCGTCAGCTGCAAAAGTATCTGACCCAACTGCGCATGCGTCCCCTTTCTGACGTGTTCGATCGCTTCCCTCGGGCACTACGGCAAATGTCGCTGCAGTACGACAAGCCGGTAGAACTCCAGTTACAAGGGGAGCGGACGCTGGTGGATCGCAATGTCTTAGAGGCCCTGCAGGAACCGTTGATGCATATCATCCGCAACTGCTTTGACCACGGCATTGAAGAGAAGGAAACGCGCCAGCAACGGAATAAATCTGCCACGGGCACGATCGCCATTTCGGCCTATCAGCGGAGTGGCCGCACCATTATCACGATTCGAGATGATGGGAGCGGCATTCCCCTCGAGAAAGTTCGCGATCGCGCTTGCCAGATGGGCCTCGATGAAACCCTATTAGCCGCTGCCAGCAAACAAGACCTGCTGTCGTTAATTTTTGAGCCTGGCTTTAGCACCGCCAGCCAGGTCACAGACCTCTCAGGTCGCGGGGTCGGCATGGATGTGGTGCGCAGCAAGCTGAAAGAAATTCGCGGCGACATCCAAGTGGATACCGAGGCCGGAGTCGGCACCGTGTTTACCCTGTCGATTCCGTTCACCCTATCGGTGACACGGGTACTGATTGTAGAAAGTCGCGGCTTACGCATGGCCTTCCCGGTCGATGCGGTTGAGGAAATGTTTGCCCTCACCTCGGAAGAAATTCTCTCCACTGCCGGGAAAGACAGCTTTGAATGGAATGGGGAACTGTTGCAGTTGGTGCGGCTATCTGACTGGCTCCGCTTTAACTGCCCAGTGTCTCTGGAGAGTCCAGAAATTGCCCCGGCGATTTCTTCTCCAACGGTCTTGCTGGTGCAATATCAACAGCGCCTGGTAGGTATCCAGGTAGAACGCTCCTGGGGTGAGCAAGAAATTGCGCTGCGCCGAGTGGTCGGCCCCTTACCCCTCCCCTCCGGGTTCAATAGCTGCACTATTTTGGGGGATGGCCAGGTGATTCCGCTGGTGAGTGTCCCTGAACTGCTCTATTGGATCGCCAGCTGTGAAGCGTCCAGCCCAGCTGAACCGGCAACAAACCTGCCCAGCTATCTGCCCCATGAAGCCGCAAACAATGGCGGCATGAGCAGGCCCCGCAAACCGACCATTCTGGTTATAGATGACTCCATTAACGTGCGCCGCTTTATGGCCCTCACCCTTGAGAAAGCCGGTTACCAAGTCGCCCAAGCTAAAGACGGCCAGGACGCCCTGGATAAACTCGATGCTGGATTAGCCGTGGAAGCCATCATTTGCGATGTGGAAATGCCCCGGTTAGACGGGTATGGTTTCCTTTCTCGACTCAAAACCAAAGACCAGCACAAGCATCTACCCGTCGCGATGCTGACCTCTCGCAGCGGCCAGAAACATCGTCAAATGGCCATGAACTTAGGGGCAGCTGCCTATTTCACTAAGCCCTATAACGAACAGACCCTGCTGCAGACCTTAGAGGATCTGATTTACCCTGCCCTGGTTAATTAG
- a CDS encoding isochorismatase: MPLQTQPSMPASFDAQKVDQVYRVPYQDRAHDARCWAQQQGISSANRDRRRICLLLIDVQNTFCLPEFELFVGGRSGRGAVEDNQRLCRFIYENLGTLTTIAPTLDTHTAAQIFHPLFWIDADGTPPAPMTLINYDDVVAGKWRVNAAIAPHLSAPDAQQFALHYTQRLSQDGKYPLTIWPYHSMLGGIGHALVSAVEDACFFHSIARNSPTRYEIKGSNPLTENYSVLSPEVLEDGQGTAIAHKNTAFTDFLLTFDAIIVAGQAKSHCVAWSVDDLLSEIRGRDSSLAQKVYLLEDCTSPVVVPDVVDFTDAANEAFQRFADAGMHRVTTETPMAAWPGLGE; this comes from the coding sequence ATGCCCCTGCAAACTCAACCCTCGATGCCAGCGTCTTTTGACGCCCAAAAGGTCGATCAGGTTTATCGAGTTCCTTACCAAGATCGCGCCCATGACGCCCGATGCTGGGCTCAGCAACAGGGCATTTCCTCTGCTAATCGCGATCGCCGCCGCATCTGTCTGCTGCTGATTGATGTGCAAAATACGTTTTGCCTGCCTGAGTTTGAGCTGTTTGTGGGAGGCCGCTCTGGTAGGGGGGCGGTGGAAGACAATCAGCGTCTGTGTCGGTTCATTTACGAAAACCTGGGCACCCTTACGACCATCGCCCCCACCCTGGATACCCACACGGCAGCGCAAATTTTTCATCCCCTGTTTTGGATAGATGCGGATGGAACCCCCCCTGCCCCCATGACCCTGATTAATTATGATGATGTGGTGGCTGGGAAGTGGCGGGTCAATGCCGCGATCGCGCCCCATCTCTCTGCCCCTGACGCGCAGCAATTTGCGCTGCATTACACTCAACGCCTGAGCCAGGACGGCAAATATCCCTTAACGATTTGGCCCTATCACTCCATGCTGGGGGGGATCGGCCACGCGCTGGTATCAGCAGTGGAAGATGCCTGCTTTTTCCATTCCATTGCTCGCAACAGCCCGACCCGCTACGAAATCAAGGGCAGTAATCCCTTAACGGAAAACTACTCGGTGCTGAGTCCTGAGGTGCTGGAAGATGGGCAAGGCACTGCGATCGCCCACAAAAATACGGCGTTCACCGACTTCCTGTTGACCTTCGACGCCATTATTGTGGCAGGGCAGGCGAAAAGTCACTGTGTGGCCTGGTCTGTGGATGATTTGCTCTCAGAAATCAGGGGCCGCGATTCCAGTCTGGCCCAGAAAGTCTATTTGCTAGAGGACTGCACATCCCCCGTTGTGGTTCCGGACGTGGTGGACTTTACAGACGCTGCAAATGAAGCGTTCCAGCGCTTTGCCGATGCGGGGATGCACCGGGTCACGACTGAAACGCCGATGGCAGCGTGGCCGGGGCTTGGAGAGTGA
- a CDS encoding chemotaxis protein CheW produces MPQHALVRVRRLQPKEPVLRLIAFQLRQHWFCLPLARARRVLSQQTVRADLDQEMGLIQLQNETIPIVDTASLVFEASPRLPGSGGAPSNPPPAPVTSSILVVDLSQGGAVGLLIDGTPTIKRVRQSALRPVPQMYLTINHLRGINGVVDLTQSTSADHSSQLLLLLEMDALLPPSPSP; encoded by the coding sequence ATGCCCCAACATGCCCTGGTGCGAGTCCGCCGCCTCCAACCTAAAGAACCGGTTCTGCGGCTGATTGCCTTTCAACTACGCCAACACTGGTTCTGCCTACCCTTGGCCCGAGCCCGTCGGGTATTGTCTCAGCAGACGGTACGCGCAGATCTCGACCAAGAGATGGGGCTCATTCAACTACAAAATGAAACCATTCCCATTGTGGATACTGCCAGCCTAGTGTTTGAGGCGTCCCCCCGTTTACCTGGGTCGGGAGGGGCGCCATCCAACCCGCCACCCGCCCCAGTGACGTCAAGCATTCTCGTGGTTGATCTCTCTCAGGGAGGGGCGGTGGGGCTATTAATCGATGGCACCCCGACGATCAAACGAGTCCGCCAGTCAGCCCTGCGCCCGGTGCCTCAAATGTATCTCACGATCAACCATCTGCGAGGCATCAACGGGGTTGTTGATTTAACCCAGAGCACATCTGCCGATCACTCTTCCCAGCTCCTGCTCTTGTTAGAAATGGATGCGCTGCTGCCCCCCTCACCATCTCCTTAG
- a CDS encoding PAS domain S-box protein: protein MIERSSLSQTDVGAASSQTDIDEIKTEEALRQEVIALRREMKDLKLKLSDRTQALTETQEEIRILRQKFVEQTAALRESNDTLVAEVVERSQAENNLRGARDQLQAVLDAVPGIVSWISDDLRYLGVNKHLAKIFNMPVESFTGQDIGFLHTSNEFNQFVQDFFQSSQQEAYREVSAQVAGDKRRFLIVAQKYNQGKAAFTVGIDITKRNRAEEALRQAEAKYRNIFENTVEGIFQTTTDGRYLSANPALARIYGYGSAEKMMLEITSVQQQLYVSPERRREFIAALQRDGAVTNFESQVYRKDGTVIWISENARAVHNKRNEIRYYEGTVEDITHRKEAEAALQRANEELEQRVERRTAALTDSNQRLLAEIRERHRVEEALRASEAELRALFAAMTDVITVFDNDGRYLNMVATNSQLLFSPGTERIGRTVYEVLPPYQASLFMRHIQQALNMRKPVRLEYSLPVGDWQRGSEASGQVALDDFDNTVWYTAIISPMPDNRVIWVARDITERRRADVALRKAEEKYRSIFENSVEGIFQASPDARYFSVNPALARMYGYLSPAELMEQVGNIDRLYVDEDRRRVMLQRLHTQGAVFEFESQVYRADGMVIWVSENVRAVRDDRDQIQYYEGTVADITQRRQAEEALRESQRTLATLLGNLAGMAYRRHYDQKWTLAFVSDGCYELTGYTPANLLGVDAVPFETLVHPDDRSYVRGELERALTYGHHFQMTYRILTANGQEKWVLEKGISVSSEPDQPIVVEGFLTDITDRKEIEEALRMEQERSERLLLNILPAAIADQLKRNTQSIAYRFDEATILFADIVNFTELSAALPPTELVDLLNEIFSAFDHLAERHHLEKIKTIGDAYMVVGGIPNPIPNHTHAIAEMALDMQAAIAQFKRQDDSPFQLRIGIGTGPVVAGVIGLKKFSYDLWGDAVNVASRMESQGVANTIQVTAEVHEHLKNHYHFEERGIINVKGKGEMMTYWLLGRKALLGK, encoded by the coding sequence ATGATTGAGCGATCATCGTTATCGCAGACAGACGTTGGTGCTGCATCATCCCAAACAGACATTGACGAGATTAAAACAGAGGAAGCTCTGCGCCAAGAAGTGATTGCCCTCAGGCGTGAGATGAAAGATCTCAAGCTGAAACTGAGCGATCGCACCCAGGCGCTAACGGAAACCCAAGAAGAAATTAGGATCCTGAGGCAGAAGTTTGTCGAGCAAACCGCTGCCTTACGCGAGTCTAACGACACGCTGGTGGCCGAAGTTGTCGAGCGCAGTCAGGCAGAAAATAACCTGAGAGGTGCCCGCGACCAGCTGCAGGCTGTCCTCGATGCTGTGCCCGGCATCGTGTCTTGGATCAGCGATGATTTGCGTTATCTAGGGGTCAACAAGCATCTGGCAAAGATTTTCAATATGCCCGTTGAGTCTTTTACCGGGCAAGATATTGGATTTCTCCATACCAGTAATGAATTTAACCAGTTCGTCCAGGATTTTTTCCAAAGCAGTCAGCAAGAAGCCTATCGAGAAGTCTCAGCCCAGGTCGCCGGAGACAAGCGACGGTTCTTGATCGTGGCGCAAAAATATAACCAGGGCAAAGCTGCATTCACCGTTGGGATCGACATCACCAAGCGGAATCGAGCTGAAGAAGCCCTGCGCCAAGCCGAGGCAAAATATCGCAACATTTTTGAAAATACGGTTGAAGGGATTTTCCAAACGACAACGGATGGTCGTTATCTCAGTGCCAACCCAGCCCTGGCCCGAATTTATGGCTATGGTTCTGCTGAAAAGATGATGCTGGAAATTACCAGCGTTCAGCAGCAGCTTTATGTTTCCCCCGAACGTCGGAGAGAATTCATTGCCGCGCTCCAGCGCGATGGCGCGGTCACCAACTTTGAATCTCAGGTTTATCGCAAAGACGGCACCGTTATTTGGATTTCTGAGAATGCCCGTGCCGTCCATAACAAGCGAAATGAGATTCGGTACTACGAAGGTACGGTTGAAGATATTACCCACCGTAAGGAAGCCGAAGCCGCCCTGCAACGGGCCAACGAAGAGTTGGAACAACGGGTCGAGCGACGGACGGCAGCATTGACCGACTCGAACCAGCGATTGCTGGCTGAAATTCGAGAACGGCATCGGGTGGAAGAAGCCCTGCGAGCCTCTGAGGCTGAATTAAGGGCGCTGTTTGCCGCGATGACTGATGTGATCACAGTTTTTGATAACGATGGTCGTTATCTAAACATGGTGGCAACGAATTCTCAGCTCCTTTTTAGCCCTGGGACTGAACGAATCGGGCGCACTGTATACGAGGTGTTGCCTCCCTATCAGGCCAGCTTGTTTATGCGCCATATTCAGCAGGCTTTGAATATGCGAAAACCGGTGCGGCTGGAGTACAGTCTCCCGGTTGGTGACTGGCAGCGAGGCAGTGAGGCGAGTGGCCAGGTGGCGTTGGATGACTTTGATAACACCGTTTGGTACACCGCGATCATTTCCCCTATGCCAGATAATCGCGTGATTTGGGTGGCGCGAGACATTACTGAAAGGCGACGGGCTGACGTTGCGCTGCGAAAAGCCGAAGAGAAATACCGCAGCATTTTTGAAAACAGCGTTGAGGGAATTTTTCAGGCCAGCCCCGATGCCCGATACTTTAGCGTCAACCCGGCATTGGCCAGGATGTATGGCTATCTCAGCCCGGCTGAGCTGATGGAGCAGGTCGGGAACATCGATCGCCTCTATGTGGATGAAGACCGGCGACGGGTCATGCTCCAGCGACTGCATACCCAAGGTGCGGTGTTTGAGTTTGAGTCCCAGGTCTATCGTGCTGATGGCATGGTGATTTGGGTGTCTGAGAATGTCCGGGCGGTCAGGGACGATCGCGATCAGATTCAATACTACGAAGGTACCGTTGCTGATATCACCCAGCGTCGCCAGGCTGAAGAAGCCCTGCGGGAAAGCCAGCGCACCTTAGCCACCCTGCTGGGGAACTTGGCGGGTATGGCCTATCGGCGACACTATGACCAGAAGTGGACCCTCGCGTTTGTCAGCGATGGATGCTATGAGCTGACCGGGTATACCCCCGCCAACCTGTTGGGGGTCGATGCGGTTCCCTTTGAAACGTTAGTGCATCCCGATGATCGCAGCTATGTCCGGGGTGAGTTAGAGCGGGCATTAACCTACGGCCACCACTTCCAAATGACTTACCGTATTTTGACGGCAAACGGCCAAGAGAAGTGGGTCTTAGAAAAGGGCATTAGTGTTTCGTCTGAGCCCGACCAGCCCATTGTGGTAGAAGGCTTTTTGACTGACATTACAGATCGTAAGGAAATTGAAGAAGCCCTCCGCATGGAGCAAGAACGTTCAGAACGCCTGCTGCTCAACATTTTGCCTGCCGCCATTGCCGATCAGCTCAAGCGGAATACCCAGTCCATTGCCTACCGCTTTGATGAGGCCACCATCCTCTTTGCCGATATTGTGAACTTTACGGAGCTGTCGGCGGCATTACCCCCGACTGAGCTGGTGGATTTGCTCAATGAGATTTTCTCGGCCTTTGACCATCTGGCGGAACGCCATCATCTAGAGAAAATTAAGACCATTGGGGATGCCTACATGGTCGTTGGTGGGATTCCGAATCCCATCCCCAACCATACCCATGCCATTGCTGAAATGGCGTTAGACATGCAGGCGGCGATCGCCCAATTTAAGCGCCAGGATGATTCCCCGTTTCAGCTCCGTATTGGGATTGGCACCGGGCCTGTTGTTGCTGGGGTGATTGGTCTGAAGAAATTCTCTTACGACCTGTGGGGAGATGCGGTCAATGTGGCCAGTCGCATGGAGTCTCAAGGCGTTGCCAATACCATTCAAGTCACCGCCGAAGTACACGAACACCTCAAGAACCATTACCATTTTGAGGAACGAGGCATCATTAACGTTAAAGGCAAAGGCGAAATGATGACCTACTGGTTACTGGGGCGCAAGGCCCTGCTTGGCAAATAA